DNA sequence from the Gadus morhua chromosome 21, gadMor3.0, whole genome shotgun sequence genome:
TCCAGTCGGTTAATTCACGGGTACAAAGTGTTCAGTCTGCAATGAGCATTACGGTAAAATGTCGTTTATTCACTCTGTAACAAACGATCCGGTGACAGCGGTATTTGACTTCATGTCAGTCACggatattcatttattcatccatCATTTATACCattaaaaacaaatgtatttcctAACCTATATTACTCCAGACCATGTCCATGGAGAAGGCCTCGTTATCAAACACTCATGCATCACATGGACCTGAAACCGGCCTCGGTGTTTAGAACGAGCGACACTGGGAACGAATTAATCCTGAAGCTGTTCAGCGAAGGTCTTCCACCTGCGTCTCAGTTCATTTTTACATTCACCGGATGATGGAGCGGTTTCGTTCTGGAACGAGACGTAGCCTACTCAGAGGAACATCATCTAAACCCCGCGGGACATGTTCCTGTTCTTCACCGTTAAATTAATCCGTCGGGGCCGCCTCGAGCCCCACTTCACCGGGTTCACACGTGGAAGTCTAGACTGCTCTGGAGGCCGTTTACGCGTCGCGGGTTGTCTCTTGAGTCCCGCGCTTCACCAGGTCCTTCCGTACAGCAGACCGGATCCCAGCCCCGGTGGGCTTCCGTAGTCCATGAGCGCCGCGTCGCTCGGGCCCAGCCCGCCGTGCAGGCCcagcggggggctgggggacaGCTCCTCCATGTCGTCGGGCGACAGGTGGCCCACCTGCGGGGtctggtggtgcaggtggaggtggtggtggaggaggagggccgccCCCCGGCCTGCCAGACCCTCCCCCAGGTCCTGGTTAAGGTGTCCGTGGAGGCTCGCGGACTCCGACGACCCGGCCTCGCTCAGGCGCTCCTTGTTTATATTTTCCTTGGGGGTGAACGCGCGCTTCGGAGATGACGTGGAGGAGgactgctcctgctgctgctgggatgGCGCGAGGACCCCGCCGACCCCGCCAGCCTCGTGCTGCTGCAGATGTGCCTGCGCCACTTTGTCCTTGGCCTGCCGCTTCATCTTGTAGCGGTGGTTCTGGAACCAGATCTTCACCTGGGTGGGCGTCAGGTGGATCAGGGCGGCCAGGTGCTCGCGCTCCGGCGCCGACAGGTACTTCTGCTGCTTGAAGCGCCGCTCGAGCTCGTACACCTGCGCCTGGGAGAAAAGCACGCGCCGCTTCCGCCGGGGCGTCGCGTGCAGCGCCACCATGGACGCCTTGGATCCCGCATCCATCATGCTGCCCAGCGGGCCCATGCCGCCCATGCCGCTCATCCCGCCGCTCGCGCCCATGAACCGGGAGACTAGGAGAccaaaataacaaaacattAACGTCAACATCAACGTGAAGAAGCGACGGGCCAGCCGTGCGTAACGCTGCCAACGAGGCCAGACGCAcgcctataataataataatgcaaactAACTTATCAGCCAACACGGAGAATAACTTTCATCCCTCACCTCACGGTTATAGCTCGGAGGGTGTGGGGTGGGCAGACTTACTTGTGGGGTACCGGGGCTCGGGGCTGCTGTACCACGCGCTGGCGGGGCCTGCGCTCCT
Encoded proteins:
- the nkx2.4b gene encoding NK2 homeobox 4b; this translates as MSLSPRYSTPFSVTDILSPLEESYRKFGGGMDNGGNLCPPLGAYGRQTPGSCHQQQQQQQQQHTYHVAHHGVPQFSSAMGGYCNGAMGGMAGGELPSYQDTVRSAGPASAWYSSPEPRYPTISRFMGASGGMSGMGGMGPLGSMMDAGSKASMVALHATPRRKRRVLFSQAQVYELERRFKQQKYLSAPEREHLAALIHLTPTQVKIWFQNHRYKMKRQAKDKVAQAHLQQHEAGGVGGVLAPSQQQQEQSSSTSSPKRAFTPKENINKERLSEAGSSESASLHGHLNQDLGEGLAGRGAALLLHHHLHLHHQTPQVGHLSPDDMEELSPSPPLGLHGGLGPSDAALMDYGSPPGLGSGLLYGRTW